The genomic region ATGTCCTGGAAGCAATTGATCGCGCCCTGGATTTCCCCCTTAGGACCTTTCAACGCGCGAATGTTCACCAACACTGTGCGGCGTGATCCGTCCGGCCGCTCGATAACGACTTCTGTATTGTGCGCTTCAGCACCCTCATATACGGCCTTGGCCATCGGGCAGACGTCGTGTGCCAATGGCGTGCCGTCCGGCAGGAACAGGGCATGCGAACCGCAAAAGCGCTCCCGTTCCACTCCAAGAGCCGGCGTCCTACCCCAAATCCGGGCTGCGTCGTCATTGTAGCGGACCAGCCAACCTTCGTGGTCGCACAAATAGACGGCACCTGGAATTGCATTGAGCACACTCGATGCCGCCGACATGAGCGCCTCGTATTCCGTTGTCCGGCGGGCTTCGATTGGGAATTCTTCTACGTTCGACAAAATGCCCCTACGTGACGGTTGTCCTACAGCTGGCGGCGGCACCCTGGGATCACCGGGGCTGGAGGGATTGATAACTTTCTTGAACGACTGCCGGCTCGGATGGTTCCGAATAGATCGCTTGTGTAAAAGAGTGCGAACCATAGGCGGGGCTGGTCGCCAAGAGCGCTGCCTAGGGCGATGCAGCCGAGCGAAACCTCCCTGCCGAACCGGCGATCAGGTCCGCGAGACGTTGAGCCGTGCCGAGTGCAAGGGTGAACCCCAGCGCGCCATGTCCGACGTTGACCAAAAGATTGTCGACAGGCGTGCTGCCAACAATAGGTTGACCGGTGGGCGTTGCCGGTCGGAGCCCTGCCCACAGTTCAGCCTTTTGCCAATCCGCCGCCTCCGGGAAATCGCTTATCGCGTCGGCGATCAGCTTATTCGTTCGGCGAGGATCGATATCGAGATTGTAGCCGACGATGTCGGCCGCTCCGGCAAGACGGAGCGAATTGCCGAGCCGTGCCAGAACGATCTTGCGCGCCGCATCCGTCACGCTGACTCGAGGCGCGGCCGCTTCGCGCGCGACGGGCACGGACAGGGAATAGCCCTTGATGGGATAGATCGGCAGATCGAGCCCGAGGCGCTGCCCCAGCGTCCTTGCGCCGGCGCCCGCGGCCAGCACGACCAGATCGGCCGTATACGAACATCGATCGGTCTCGATGGCCTCGATCGCGCGGCCTTTGCGCCGGAAATCGGTGACAGCGGTTTCGTAGAGGAAGAGCGGCGGGTTGGCGCTTTCCAGCATCAACTGCTCCAGGCGCCGGCACATCAGATACGCATCGGCTGTTTCGTCATCGGGTGCGAAGACGCCTCCCACAAGTCGATCCGCAATCGAAGCGAGGGCAGGCTCGAGTTCGAGACATTCATCGCGGTCCAGTACCCGCTTTTCCGTGCCGCTGGCCATTTGGCGATCCGCCAGTTTCCGCGCCGACGCGTAGCTCTTTTCAGAACTGTAAACCACCAGCTTGCCGCTGGCTGTCCAGTGAAGCTGCCCTGCCATCAACTCGGGAGAGCCGTGCAGCACCCGACGGCTCAATGCGGCCAACTCGCCCAGCCTATCGACGGTTTCGAACGCTTGCCGCTTAGTGCACGCAGCAAGAAATTGCAGCAACCAGCGATATTGAAACGGATCAAACCCTGGCCGGAACTGCACCGGCGAGCCACGATCGGTGAGGAAGCGCGGCAACTGGGCCCATACCGAGGGGTCGGCCAGTGGGGCGACGTACGAATAGCTTAGCTGTGCGCCATTGGCATAGCTTGTACCGAGTCCCGGGCCCGAATCGCGGTCAATTACAGTGACGTGGTGGCCATCCCGCTGGAGGCGCCATGCCGTGGCAAGACCCACCACGCCCGCGCCGATGATAATGATCTTCATCTCGATGACCTCGTTTTACATGGCTCTTTGGCCGCCGGTGGACAAAGCCGACGATCGTCCGGTTCCCGAACTTGCTCTTGAGCGCATTCTTGTCCTTAATACCGATCCTTAGGGTGCCGGACGTGCCGCGGCAATGGCGGCCGATCACAAGGCGCTCCAGAACAAGGAAGGAAACGCAATGAATCGAAAGCTTCTCGGCCTCATGACCGCCACGGTTCTGGCGGGTGCGGGCGCTGCCCAGGCTCAGGATCAATTCGTCACGATCGGAACCGGGGGCGTTACCGGCGTCTATTATCCGGTGGGCGGCGCGATCTGCCGGCTCATGAACGAAACGCGCGCCGAACATGGTTTCCGCTGTTCGGTCGAATCCACGGCCGCCTCGGTCTATAACCTCAACGCCATCGGCACGGGAGAACTGACGTTCGGCGTGTCGCAGACCGATGTGCTTTCTTATGCCGTCAACGGCGAGCAGGATTTTGCCGGTGCCGGTCCCCAGGAAAATCTGCGCGCAGTCTTTTCCCTGCATCCGGAACCTTTCACCCTGGTAGCGCGCCCCGACGCTG from Pelagibacterium sp. 26DY04 harbors:
- a CDS encoding D-amino acid dehydrogenase — its product is MKIIIIGAGVVGLATAWRLQRDGHHVTVIDRDSGPGLGTSYANGAQLSYSYVAPLADPSVWAQLPRFLTDRGSPVQFRPGFDPFQYRWLLQFLAACTKRQAFETVDRLGELAALSRRVLHGSPELMAGQLHWTASGKLVVYSSEKSYASARKLADRQMASGTEKRVLDRDECLELEPALASIADRLVGGVFAPDDETADAYLMCRRLEQLMLESANPPLFLYETAVTDFRRKGRAIEAIETDRCSYTADLVVLAAGAGARTLGQRLGLDLPIYPIKGYSLSVPVAREAAAPRVSVTDAARKIVLARLGNSLRLAGAADIVGYNLDIDPRRTNKLIADAISDFPEAADWQKAELWAGLRPATPTGQPIVGSTPVDNLLVNVGHGALGFTLALGTAQRLADLIAGSAGRFRSAASP